One part of the Panthera leo isolate Ple1 chromosome D4, P.leo_Ple1_pat1.1, whole genome shotgun sequence genome encodes these proteins:
- the LOC122205301 gene encoding 60S ribosomal protein L21-like yields MTNTKGKRRGTPYMFSRPFRKHGGVPLATYMRIYKKGDIVDIKGMGTVQKGMPHKCYHGKTGRVYNVTQHAVGTVVNKQVKGKTLAKRINVHIEHIKHSKSRDSFLKCVKENDQKKKEAQEKGTWVQLKRQPAPPTEAHFVRANGKEPELLEPIPYEFMA; encoded by the coding sequence ATGAccaacacaaagggaaagaggagaggtacTCCATATATGTTCTCTAGgccttttagaaaacatggagGTGTTCCTTTGGCAACATACATGCGAATCTACAAGAAAGGTGATATTGTGGACATCAAGGGAATGGGCACTGTTCAAAAAGGAATGCCCCACAAATGTTACCATGGCAAAACTGGAAGAGTCTACAATGTTACCCAGCATGCTGTTGGCACTGTTGTAAACAAACAAGTTAAGGGCAAGACTCTTGCTAAGAGAATTAATGTACATATCGAGCACATTAAGCACTCAAAGAGCCGAGACAGCTTCCTGAAGTgtgtgaaggaaaatgatcagaaaaagaaagaagcccaGGAGAAAGGTACTTGGGTTCAACTGAAGCgccagcctgccccacccacaGAAGCACACTTTGTGAGAGCCAATGGAAAGGAGCCTGAGCTGTTGGAACCCATTCCCTATGAATTCATGGcgtga